A single region of the Deltaproteobacteria bacterium IMCC39524 genome encodes:
- the djlA gene encoding co-chaperone DjlA — protein MSWFGKIMGGSVGFMMGGPIGALIGVSLGHALIDDKARAGIVESGRMTGKEQRQAVFFTATFAMLGKMAKADGRVCEDEISAVRSFMSDKLRLDQVHQQFAMGVFNEAKDNATPFEDYARQFGQVFQAEPQLRTMFYEMLFTIALADGVLHPAEEKFLRAAPPLIGLQSGAFETVKRQFVSSLSHHYAVLGLEDDADLSSVKKAYRKLVSEYHPDKIVSKGLPEDFTKFAEEKFREINEAYEAIQNAKK, from the coding sequence TCGGTGCGTTGATAGGAGTATCGCTCGGGCATGCACTGATTGATGACAAGGCCCGTGCCGGTATCGTTGAGTCTGGTCGTATGACCGGAAAGGAGCAGCGTCAGGCTGTTTTCTTTACGGCGACATTTGCCATGCTAGGCAAGATGGCCAAAGCTGATGGTCGGGTCTGCGAAGATGAAATAAGTGCTGTGCGCAGTTTTATGTCCGATAAGCTTCGTCTCGATCAGGTTCATCAGCAATTTGCCATGGGCGTTTTTAACGAGGCGAAGGACAATGCGACCCCCTTTGAGGACTATGCCCGCCAATTCGGCCAGGTTTTTCAAGCCGAACCACAACTCCGGACAATGTTCTACGAAATGCTCTTTACCATAGCTCTGGCTGATGGCGTCCTTCATCCCGCTGAGGAGAAGTTTCTGCGTGCCGCTCCCCCTCTGATCGGTTTGCAAAGTGGTGCTTTCGAAACGGTGAAGCGTCAATTTGTCAGCAGTCTCTCACATCACTATGCTGTCCTTGGTCTGGAAGATGATGCCGATCTGAGTTCTGTTAAAAAGGCCTATCGCAAACTCGTCAGCGAATACCATCCAGACAAAATCGTTTCCAAAGGGCTTCCTGAAGATTTCACTAAGTTTGCGGAGGAAAAGTTCCGTGAAATCAACGAAGCCTATGAAGCGATTCAGAACGCTAAGAAGTGA
- a CDS encoding HDIG domain-containing protein has product MSYGITREEAFELVKQHLKSPNMINHCLAAEAVMKALAEHVGEDEEKWGLAGLLHDLDAESHTDLGVHTRETARILEEKGVDLEIIEAIRLHNEQAHPGERRSTQFQHLLAAGETITGLIVATALVYPDKKLASVKPKSVRKRIKEKAFAAGANRDIIRECEVGGVPLAEFCDLSLLAMQGIDSELGL; this is encoded by the coding sequence ATGAGCTACGGAATCACCCGCGAGGAAGCTTTTGAACTGGTCAAGCAGCATCTCAAAAGCCCAAATATGATCAACCACTGTCTGGCAGCAGAAGCCGTTATGAAGGCACTGGCGGAGCATGTCGGCGAAGACGAAGAAAAGTGGGGGCTGGCTGGTTTGCTTCACGACCTGGATGCCGAATCACATACGGATCTTGGTGTCCACACCCGCGAAACAGCACGTATCCTCGAAGAGAAAGGTGTCGACTTAGAGATCATCGAGGCGATCCGTCTGCACAATGAACAGGCTCATCCAGGGGAGCGGCGCAGTACACAATTTCAACATCTGCTGGCAGCAGGAGAGACAATCACCGGGTTGATCGTCGCTACAGCGCTCGTCTATCCTGATAAAAAGCTGGCCAGCGTTAAGCCGAAGTCGGTGCGCAAACGGATCAAGGAAAAGGCCTTTGCTGCCGGTGCAAATCGGGACATTATCCGCGAATGCGAGGTGGGCGGCGTCCCGCTTGCAGAATTCTGTGATCTCTCTTTGCTGGCGATGCAGGGGATAGACAGCGAGTTGGGCTTGTAA
- a CDS encoding Bax inhibitor-1/YccA family protein — protein sequence MRTSNPMMKESVFSQAISGAETMTLQGAVNKTIALLALVVIGASYSWNLFYNQGPAAVQPWMIGGLIGSLVFAMITIFKATWAPKTAPIYAVLEGLALGGISAFFEARFPGIVIQAVGLTFGTLFALLLAYKTRLIRATENFKLGVFAATGGIAVVYLISMVGGMFGWNMPVIHESGPMGILFSLFVVVIAALNLVLDFDFIERGHGVAPRYMEWYAAFGLVVTLAWLYLELLRLLSKLRER from the coding sequence ATGCGCACGTCCAATCCAATGATGAAAGAAAGCGTTTTCAGCCAGGCGATTTCCGGAGCTGAAACCATGACTTTGCAGGGCGCGGTGAATAAAACCATTGCTCTGCTCGCACTTGTTGTGATCGGTGCCAGTTATTCCTGGAACCTGTTCTACAATCAGGGCCCTGCAGCAGTACAACCCTGGATGATCGGTGGGCTCATCGGCAGCCTTGTGTTTGCCATGATCACCATCTTTAAAGCCACCTGGGCACCGAAAACTGCACCGATTTATGCTGTCTTGGAAGGCCTGGCCCTGGGGGGGATCTCTGCATTCTTTGAAGCCCGTTTCCCGGGTATTGTTATCCAGGCTGTTGGCCTGACTTTCGGTACACTCTTCGCTCTTTTATTAGCCTACAAAACCCGCCTGATCAGGGCGACGGAAAATTTCAAGCTTGGCGTGTTTGCCGCTACCGGCGGCATTGCCGTGGTTTACCTGATTAGTATGGTTGGTGGTATGTTTGGCTGGAATATGCCTGTGATCCATGAATCTGGCCCCATGGGGATTCTTTTCAGCCTTTTCGTGGTTGTTATTGCCGCATTGAACCTTGTTCTCGATTTTGATTTTATTGAACGAGGGCATGGTGTCGCGCCTCGATACATGGAGTGGTATGCGGCGTTTGGGCTGGTTGTTACCCTGGCCTGGCTCTATCTTGAACTCCTGCGGTTGTTGTCTAAGTTACGGGAAAGATAG
- a CDS encoding multiheme c-type cytochrome: protein MKTLLQFTLALVVCIGLAVPASATDYVGSEKCFSCHADQFNLWQASGHPWKLRKVEKARYAKLPLPPGYSWDDVSYVIGGANKKARFIDNEGYIVTTAKDGSEAKTQYNLEDGSWSFYHKGEKKPYKCGPCHMTAYSAEGHQDGLEGMIGTWAEDGIGCEECHGAGGDHIKKPSKKTIVIDRTAEACGKCHQRGGMDPLPPASGGFIKHHEQINELKAGVHKDLSCTECHNPHDRAINAKNNCAECHSEIATGYAKNIHGKQGTRCVECHMPKASKSAISVASYIGDVRTHIFKINSDPKADMFKTIEENGKKSTFAKNFVTLDYACLSCHASRDKDWAAKGAKGFHK, encoded by the coding sequence ATGAAGACCTTGCTGCAGTTTACTCTCGCTCTTGTCGTCTGTATCGGTTTGGCCGTTCCGGCCAGTGCAACCGATTACGTCGGTTCCGAAAAGTGTTTCAGCTGTCATGCTGATCAATTCAACTTATGGCAGGCCAGCGGCCATCCATGGAAGCTCCGTAAGGTTGAGAAAGCTCGTTACGCGAAGCTGCCGCTTCCTCCCGGATACAGTTGGGATGATGTCAGCTATGTGATCGGTGGCGCTAACAAAAAAGCACGCTTTATCGATAATGAAGGCTACATCGTTACGACTGCCAAGGATGGCTCAGAGGCCAAGACCCAGTACAACTTAGAGGATGGCAGCTGGTCCTTTTACCACAAGGGCGAGAAGAAGCCTTACAAATGCGGTCCCTGTCACATGACCGCTTACAGCGCAGAAGGGCATCAGGATGGCCTGGAAGGGATGATCGGAACCTGGGCAGAAGATGGCATTGGTTGTGAAGAGTGTCACGGCGCAGGTGGAGATCACATCAAGAAGCCGAGCAAGAAGACGATTGTTATCGATCGCACCGCTGAAGCCTGTGGCAAATGTCACCAGCGTGGCGGTATGGACCCACTACCTCCTGCGAGTGGCGGTTTCATCAAACACCATGAGCAGATCAACGAGCTGAAGGCCGGTGTTCATAAAGACCTGTCTTGTACCGAGTGCCACAATCCTCATGACCGGGCCATTAATGCCAAAAACAATTGTGCTGAATGCCATAGTGAAATTGCTACTGGTTACGCCAAAAACATCCATGGAAAGCAGGGTACGCGTTGTGTTGAGTGCCACATGCCAAAAGCGAGTAAGTCTGCGATCAGCGTAGCGAGTTATATTGGTGATGTTCGTACACACATCTTCAAAATCAACTCCGACCCTAAAGCCGATATGTTTAAGACGATTGAAGAGAATGGCAAGAAGTCGACATTTGCCAAGAACTTTGTCACTCTTGATTATGCCTGCCTGAGTTGTCATGCCAGCCGTGATAAGGATTGGGCAGCGAAAGGTGCCAAGGGCTTCCATAAGTAA
- a CDS encoding Sir2 family NAD-dependent protein deacetylase: MPLSERFEKAAEAIKSAKAMIVTSGAGMGVDSGLPDFRGDQGFWNAYPMYAHLGISFIDAANPSNFEGDPAFGWGFYGHRTNLYRETEPHHGFQMLQDWAAEYGQDSFVVTSNVDGQFQKAGYREDQILEVHGSINHLQCLTPCCNDIWDNNEVIPVDFDSMRAQQVPQCRHCSRPARPNILMFGDYSWLSDRTRGQEMRFDSFLNEHHHAPIVVIEMGAGTSIPTIRYMSERIGQRNAATVIRINPRESHIAGGHTSLPCGALEGLEGIDEFL, from the coding sequence ATGCCTCTTTCAGAACGTTTTGAGAAAGCCGCCGAGGCCATTAAATCTGCCAAAGCCATGATCGTGACCTCTGGCGCAGGGATGGGGGTTGATTCCGGCCTGCCCGACTTCCGTGGCGACCAGGGCTTCTGGAACGCCTATCCGATGTACGCGCATCTCGGCATCAGCTTCATCGACGCTGCAAACCCAAGCAACTTTGAAGGGGACCCGGCTTTCGGTTGGGGTTTCTACGGTCATCGCACCAACCTCTATCGTGAAACAGAGCCTCACCATGGTTTTCAAATGCTGCAGGATTGGGCTGCGGAGTACGGTCAGGACAGTTTCGTTGTCACATCCAATGTCGATGGCCAGTTTCAGAAAGCCGGCTATCGTGAAGATCAGATTCTCGAAGTGCATGGCTCGATCAACCACCTGCAGTGCCTCACACCCTGCTGCAATGATATCTGGGACAACAACGAAGTCATCCCTGTAGATTTTGACAGTATGCGCGCCCAGCAGGTTCCACAGTGCCGTCATTGCTCACGCCCTGCCCGGCCGAACATCCTCATGTTCGGTGATTATTCGTGGCTCTCGGACCGCACCCGTGGTCAGGAGATGCGCTTCGACAGTTTCTTGAACGAACATCATCATGCACCGATCGTGGTCATCGAGATGGGTGCCGGGACCTCTATCCCGACCATCCGTTACATGAGCGAACGCATCGGGCAGCGCAATGCTGCCACGGTCATTCGCATCAACCCAAGGGAGTCGCATATCGCAGGTGGCCATACTTCCCTGCCATGCGGCGCGTTAGAGGGACTGGAGGGGATAGATGAGTTTCTTTAA
- the ybaK gene encoding Cys-tRNA(Pro) deacylase produces the protein MAKEKTPVTAAIRLLKQSKAEFTPHLYNYEERGGTTVSARELGVDEHQIIKTLVMEDDQRKPLIVLMHGDQEVSTKELARRVDVKSITPCNPDIALKHTGYQVGGTSPFATRKTIPVYMEETIATLPRIYINGGKRGFLVSMTPQCAIDLLQPTLVEVGIKKSLKG, from the coding sequence ATGGCAAAAGAAAAAACTCCCGTTACCGCAGCGATTCGCCTGCTCAAGCAGTCCAAGGCGGAATTCACTCCACACCTCTACAACTATGAGGAACGAGGGGGCACCACCGTCTCAGCCAGGGAACTCGGTGTCGACGAGCACCAGATCATCAAAACCCTGGTCATGGAAGATGATCAACGAAAACCTCTCATTGTCTTGATGCATGGAGACCAGGAAGTCTCCACAAAGGAACTCGCCAGACGTGTCGATGTTAAATCAATCACTCCCTGCAATCCTGATATTGCACTGAAGCACACCGGCTACCAGGTTGGCGGCACGTCCCCTTTTGCCACCAGAAAGACAATACCTGTTTACATGGAAGAAACGATTGCCACTCTGCCCCGCATTTACATCAATGGTGGCAAGCGTGGTTTTTTGGTGAGTATGACACCACAGTGCGCAATTGATTTATTGCAACCAACCCTAGTTGAGGTCGGGATAAAGAAGTCGCTTAAGGGTTAA